Proteins found in one Deltaproteobacteria bacterium genomic segment:
- a CDS encoding peptidylprolyl isomerase, with translation MVCLGVVALGPTAQGGDRPVVVFSTTMGDITIELFSEEAPVTAQNFLDYVDAGYFDGTIFHRVIPGFVIQGGGFTADMNQKPTRAPIKNEADNGVKNARGTLSMARTSDINSATSQFFINLKDNDFLDHGTRDFGYAVFGRVVEGMDVVDRIAGVKTGNKGPHGDVPMEPVVTSTARRKQAAQ, from the coding sequence CTGGTGTGTCTGGGCGTTGTGGCGCTCGGTCCAACCGCGCAAGGAGGGGACAGACCCGTGGTAGTTTTTTCGACGACGATGGGCGACATTACCATTGAGCTCTTTTCCGAGGAAGCGCCGGTCACGGCGCAGAACTTCCTCGACTACGTCGATGCCGGGTACTTTGACGGCACGATCTTCCACCGGGTCATCCCGGGCTTCGTGATACAGGGCGGCGGCTTCACCGCGGACATGAACCAGAAACCGACCCGGGCCCCCATCAAGAACGAAGCGGACAACGGCGTCAAGAACGCCCGTGGCACCCTCTCCATGGCGCGCACCTCGGACATCAACAGCGCCACGTCCCAGTTCTTCATCAACCTGAAGGACAACGATTTCCTTGACCACGGCACCCGCGACTTCGGTTACGCGGTGTTCGGCCGCGTGGTAGAGGGAATGGACGTGGTCGACCGGATCGCCGGCGTCAAGACCGGCAACAAGGGACCCCACGGGGATGTCCCGATGGAACCCGTGGTCACCAGTACCGCCCGCCGCAAGCAGGCGGCGCAATAG
- a CDS encoding inositol monophosphatase, translated as MSAAPAPAELREMLAEARDIVRRTRELIAAARERGFTHGTKSDGTFVTDVDFAVEEKARALLTARFPGHRIVGEELPETRGGCALTWVIDPIDGTRSFRHGVPLYGTLLALLHGDEPILGIIDLPGLDRTYSAGKGLGARCNGRALALEDLADGADMDGEILGIGDRQQFVNAGRAGVFDALMRAHPAVRTYTDCFGHALALEGSVGAMVDFDLRLWDTMASQVLMEEAGGRFVCFQRDGVDWRERRFDVILGKPRVVEWILDRAGAELGAPEPRT; from the coding sequence GTGAGCGCGGCGCCGGCGCCGGCGGAGTTGCGCGAGATGCTGGCCGAGGCTCGCGACATCGTGCGCCGGACACGGGAGCTCATCGCGGCCGCGCGGGAGCGCGGCTTCACGCACGGGACCAAGAGCGACGGCACCTTTGTGACGGACGTGGACTTCGCCGTGGAGGAGAAGGCCCGCGCCCTGCTGACGGCGCGCTTTCCCGGCCACCGCATTGTCGGCGAGGAATTGCCCGAAACCCGGGGCGGTTGCGCGCTCACCTGGGTCATCGATCCTATCGACGGCACCCGGAGCTTTCGCCACGGGGTGCCGCTCTACGGCACGCTGCTGGCGCTGCTGCACGGCGACGAGCCGATCCTCGGAATCATCGACCTGCCGGGCCTGGACCGCACCTATAGCGCCGGAAAGGGCCTGGGGGCGCGCTGCAACGGCCGCGCACTGGCGCTCGAGGACCTGGCGGACGGGGCCGACATGGACGGCGAGATCCTCGGCATCGGCGACCGCCAGCAGTTCGTCAACGCCGGCCGGGCCGGTGTGTTCGACGCGCTGATGCGGGCGCACCCCGCGGTGCGCACCTATACCGACTGCTTCGGCCACGCCCTCGCTCTCGAGGGCTCCGTGGGCGCCATGGTCGACTTCGACCTGCGCCTGTGGGATACCATGGCCAGCCAGGTTCTGATGGAGGAGGCAGGCGGTCGTTTCGTCTGCTTCCAGCGGGACGGCGTGGATTGGCGCGAACGCCGTTTCGACGTGATCCTGGGCAAGCCCAGGGTCGTGGAGTGGATACTCGATCGCGCCGGCGCCGAGCTTGGGGCTCCGGAGCCCCGGACTTGA
- a CDS encoding N-acyl homoserine lactonase family protein, with the protein MKHAIHAMTVGIAENWRRSGIMPCIRSDAERDEPVPYIIWCIETPDGPVVVDTAYHPDYVTAEWAQGNQFREPAQLLGELGMRPEDVGTVIVTHFHVDHFTGFDFFPKANFVIQNDEYEFWTGPMMRFDYLNNLVRPKVRPALQRLVDDGRVTLVDGDHEIAPGVELLKAGGHTPGSQMVAVDTAAGKAVLCGDIAYTYRNLRECIPVGWYFNLPDSVLALDRALRTASRPDLSFPNHDPAIMQGKRVIRVV; encoded by the coding sequence ATGAAGCATGCGATCCATGCCATGACCGTGGGCATCGCGGAAAACTGGCGCCGCTCGGGCATCATGCCGTGCATCCGTAGCGACGCGGAGCGCGACGAGCCGGTGCCCTACATCATCTGGTGCATCGAGACCCCGGACGGCCCGGTGGTGGTGGACACTGCTTATCATCCGGACTACGTCACCGCGGAGTGGGCCCAGGGGAACCAGTTCCGCGAGCCCGCGCAACTGCTTGGCGAGTTGGGGATGCGCCCGGAGGATGTGGGCACCGTCATCGTAACGCACTTCCACGTGGACCACTTCACCGGATTCGACTTCTTCCCCAAGGCGAACTTCGTCATTCAGAACGACGAGTACGAATTCTGGACCGGCCCGATGATGCGCTTTGACTACCTCAACAACCTGGTGCGTCCCAAGGTGCGCCCGGCGCTGCAGCGGCTGGTGGACGACGGCCGCGTCACCCTGGTGGACGGAGATCATGAGATCGCCCCCGGAGTGGAGTTGCTGAAGGCCGGCGGACACACGCCCGGCTCCCAGATGGTTGCCGTGGACACGGCCGCCGGCAAGGCCGTGCTGTGCGGCGATATCGCCTACACCTACCGGAACCTGCGCGAGTGCATCCCGGTGGGCTGGTACTTCAACCTGCCCGACTCGGTGCTGGCACTGGACCGCGCGCTCCGGACCGCGTCGCGCCCGGACCTGTCGTTTCCCAACCACGACCCCGCGATCATGCAGGGCAAGCGGGTGATCCGGGTGGTGTGA